The proteins below are encoded in one region of Planctopirus limnophila DSM 3776:
- a CDS encoding cytochrome c: MLSLHSARARWMTGAFLLLALALTEGIYYRATTAADKEDQSLSVFMRKKLDASSKILEGITTEDSQLVVQGADALLAMSKTEIWNVLLDQDYRDFNTEFRGSVRKLRDAAEKGNFDNATLQWMDAVKSCVECHKYVRSQRPVVK; encoded by the coding sequence ATGCTCTCACTCCATTCCGCTCGTGCTCGTTGGATGACCGGTGCATTCCTCCTGTTGGCCTTGGCCCTGACCGAGGGGATCTATTACCGCGCTACGACAGCTGCGGATAAGGAAGACCAGTCATTGAGTGTCTTCATGCGGAAGAAACTCGATGCGTCATCGAAGATTCTGGAGGGGATTACCACTGAAGATTCTCAGCTTGTGGTGCAGGGGGCGGATGCGTTGCTCGCGATGAGTAAAACCGAGATCTGGAATGTCCTCCTCGACCAGGACTATCGGGACTTCAATACGGAATTCCGTGGGTCAGTCCGCAAATTGCGGGATGCCGCCGAAAAGGGAAATTTCGACAATGCCACCTTGCAATGGATGGATGCGGTGAAGTCATGCGTCGAGTGTCACAAATACGTACGGAGCCAGCGCCCTGTTGTGAAATAG
- a CDS encoding helix-turn-helix domain-containing protein — protein MPANSPEPLACDRVQAARLLGLSLATLDRLVKRGEVPHRKIGRRVLFCRETLVKWLRGESCDSPANAPVL, from the coding sequence ATGCCCGCTAACTCTCCCGAACCCCTGGCCTGTGATCGTGTTCAGGCGGCTCGATTGTTGGGGCTGTCTTTGGCCACTCTGGATCGACTCGTGAAGCGGGGCGAAGTCCCTCACCGCAAGATCGGTCGAAGAGTGTTGTTTTGCCGGGAAACTCTCGTGAAGTGGCTGCGTGGTGAATCGTGTGATTCCCCGGCCAATGCTCCCGTTCTCTAA
- a CDS encoding tetratricopeptide repeat protein codes for MTLTQRGMARCYAGLIFAILPGLGSVAQAEIPSLIQRQPASIQQAWIEVEKVVNENEKLPQPLPEPYLARGDLWSRVGSHEDALSDYLKATELFFQGSPTPSERARYLSQLQRALDAVVQQPKPRYPNEAASEYSQGLLASRSGEHTMAESHFAEACRLMPEVPLYRVYRALALRELGRNEEAHRQVAAALSLIRESPLGASAEMQLLHRGLEHIQGPSRLWLSRELELISKSPATKPGAAH; via the coding sequence ATGACATTGACGCAACGAGGGATGGCCCGCTGCTACGCCGGCCTGATTTTTGCAATCTTGCCTGGACTCGGAAGTGTGGCGCAGGCTGAGATTCCCAGTCTCATTCAGCGACAACCGGCCAGCATCCAGCAGGCGTGGATTGAGGTCGAAAAAGTCGTCAACGAGAACGAAAAACTGCCACAACCACTACCAGAACCTTATTTGGCTCGGGGGGATTTGTGGAGTCGAGTTGGCAGTCACGAAGATGCGCTCTCCGATTATCTCAAGGCCACAGAGCTCTTCTTCCAGGGCTCGCCCACACCCAGCGAACGGGCTCGGTACCTCTCACAGTTGCAGCGGGCCCTGGATGCGGTTGTCCAGCAACCCAAACCTCGTTACCCCAATGAGGCTGCGTCTGAATACTCACAAGGACTTTTGGCAAGTCGAAGTGGTGAACACACCATGGCGGAGTCCCACTTTGCTGAAGCTTGTCGCCTGATGCCAGAAGTGCCTCTCTATCGGGTGTATCGTGCTCTCGCCTTGCGCGAACTCGGCCGGAATGAAGAGGCCCATCGACAAGTGGCGGCTGCCCTGAGCCTGATCCGCGAGAGCCCACTGGGTGCATCAGCAGAGATGCAGTTGCTCCATCGCGGATTGGAACACATTCAAGGTCCGTCACGTCTGTGGCTCTCCCGCGAACTTGAATTGATCAGTAAATCGCCAGCCACGAAGCCGGGCGCAGCTCACTAA
- a CDS encoding tyrosine-type recombinase/integrase, translated as MPRREPVAIITLASFVDEFISKRAISTKPSTRAVYGRVRKHLVEHFGEKMRLDEITAGDADDWVRYLQREKLAENTIRRHTGVAKQFFNDAIRRKLLTENPFKGLKQSVLANESRFHFVTIDDAEKVIDACPNGTWRLIVALARYGGLRTPSETFALKWCDIDWERQRMTVSSPKTEHHHGGDKRVVPIFPRLKSHLEAAFDAAEPGSVFVIPSMGDGRKNLRTRFERIIRRAGLTPWPKLFQNLRSTCETELCENFPLHVVTKWLGNSEQIAKQHYLQMTDEHFERATFPEAVQKVVQKAVQSEAIRTLPELAGDCPGKEKTPQNEGFCGVLMLADEACEMALMGGEGLEPPTFTV; from the coding sequence GTGCCACGCCGGGAACCTGTGGCGATTATCACGCTGGCCAGTTTCGTCGATGAGTTCATCAGCAAACGCGCCATCAGCACAAAGCCATCAACCCGGGCAGTCTATGGGCGAGTTCGCAAGCATCTGGTCGAACACTTTGGCGAGAAAATGCGGTTGGATGAAATCACAGCAGGCGATGCCGACGACTGGGTGAGATATCTCCAGCGAGAGAAGTTGGCCGAAAATACGATCCGGCGGCATACAGGAGTGGCCAAGCAATTTTTCAATGATGCCATCCGGCGGAAGCTCCTGACAGAAAACCCGTTCAAGGGGTTGAAGCAATCCGTTCTCGCCAACGAAAGCCGATTCCACTTTGTGACGATTGACGATGCCGAGAAAGTGATCGACGCTTGCCCGAATGGCACATGGCGGTTGATCGTCGCTCTTGCCCGCTACGGCGGCCTGCGGACTCCCAGCGAGACGTTTGCCTTGAAGTGGTGCGATATCGACTGGGAACGCCAGCGGATGACCGTTTCCTCACCGAAGACAGAACATCATCATGGGGGCGATAAACGGGTGGTGCCGATCTTTCCCCGGCTCAAGTCTCACCTTGAAGCGGCTTTCGATGCGGCAGAACCTGGAAGTGTATTCGTGATTCCTTCCATGGGTGATGGTCGGAAGAATCTGCGAACCCGTTTCGAAAGAATCATCCGGCGGGCGGGGCTGACTCCCTGGCCGAAGCTGTTCCAGAATCTGCGGTCTACCTGCGAGACAGAACTTTGCGAGAACTTCCCTTTGCATGTTGTCACGAAATGGCTGGGGAACAGCGAGCAGATTGCCAAGCAGCATTACCTGCAAATGACCGATGAACACTTCGAACGCGCCACGTTCCCCGAAGCGGTGCAGAAAGTGGTGCAGAAAGCGGTGCAGTCGGAAGCCATCAGAACGCTTCCCGAATTGGCAGGCGATTGCCCGGGAAAAGAGAAAACCCCACAAAACGAGGGGTTTTGCGGGGTGCTGATGCTTGCTGATGAGGCGTGCGAAATGGCTTTGATGGGCGGTGAGGGACTCGAACCCCCGACATTCACGGTGTAA
- a CDS encoding DUF3987 domain-containing protein, protein MNHPSQSLDANEIKAAARGQWEMILSTVGGIDSALLDGKHHPCPKCGGTDRFRMLDADAGSLYCNQCFNERNGDGLAAVQWLRGCDFPEALRLVADELRLNTGQPSAKREPISRPVKPMAEPPDFDSKVERFDNPEALFDEYLAAVGPATLQSLRDAAACSVWWPATGNHRQRCLLLPATLPGGQRPVGVILRRVDGKPFPAIPNGLPERKTHTVGGSRDGWVVIGGWQRFAEARIVWKCEGVPDALALAKHLPAGHIAFTNICGCKPIPDELPDFGGKELRVIGDSDEPGQTGARKFAERVATVQQTATIKLLPALHEVTPTHGLDLRDFFKEGGTLEGLEALAANAEQIEPAGNEISNGAGTFVDNKSLLIEPFREFPVEALPHPVRGFVLTAAAALGCDPSFIALPLLVACAAAIGNTRRLQMRRGWTEPAILWGIIVGFSGEAKTPALEIALRAIKERQRTAVREWQSLMRDYEAQLPAYRRDLKDFEKGKLKEAPVEPVEPACKQLLTSDATIEALAGLLVDQPRGMLVAVDELAGWFASHERYSSGDSSAPWLELFGGHSLTINRKTGQKRLYIPNASVSIIGGIQPFTLKQHLTSKHRASGMAARFLMTMPPRRKLEWTECEIPDELFDAMKGLFNRLLALEPEPPEGEFDEPRAKLLRFDAAAKSRFIQFHDLHASEQRELDSELAASWSKLRAYAGRLAIVIHGIRWANGEIAPERELIVDAETVDAAVRLVEWFGNETRRVYATLRETEGQAEMRDFLDWLVQRGGEITPRELVQSRRQFKDVSEARTYLSGLEALGYGSWREACSGGRPKRTFVLSPQYQRNTFVDNESLNAFPISLGDRFIDENELAAIHADFD, encoded by the coding sequence ATGAACCATCCTTCCCAGTCTCTCGATGCGAACGAAATCAAAGCAGCGGCCCGTGGCCAATGGGAGATGATCCTCTCTACGGTTGGCGGAATTGATAGTGCTCTCCTCGATGGCAAACATCATCCCTGCCCGAAGTGTGGGGGCACAGATCGATTCAGAATGCTGGATGCTGACGCCGGTTCGTTGTACTGCAATCAATGCTTCAATGAACGAAATGGCGATGGGCTGGCGGCTGTTCAATGGTTGCGGGGGTGCGATTTCCCTGAAGCTCTCCGGCTCGTGGCCGATGAACTCCGGCTGAACACTGGCCAGCCATCGGCAAAGCGGGAACCGATCTCCCGGCCAGTAAAGCCCATGGCCGAACCGCCGGACTTCGATTCCAAAGTGGAACGGTTCGACAATCCCGAAGCACTCTTCGATGAATACCTGGCGGCAGTCGGCCCGGCCACGCTTCAAAGTCTGCGGGATGCGGCGGCCTGTTCGGTCTGGTGGCCAGCCACGGGGAATCATCGTCAACGGTGCCTTTTGCTCCCAGCCACGCTTCCGGGTGGCCAGCGGCCCGTCGGGGTGATCCTGCGGCGAGTGGACGGGAAACCCTTCCCGGCCATCCCGAACGGCCTTCCCGAGCGGAAAACGCACACGGTGGGCGGCTCACGCGATGGCTGGGTGGTGATCGGGGGCTGGCAACGCTTTGCCGAAGCTCGCATCGTCTGGAAGTGTGAAGGGGTGCCCGATGCTTTGGCCCTGGCAAAACATCTGCCAGCGGGGCATATCGCTTTCACAAACATTTGCGGCTGTAAGCCGATTCCCGATGAACTCCCTGATTTTGGCGGGAAGGAACTCCGGGTGATCGGCGATTCTGACGAACCGGGACAAACTGGTGCCCGGAAGTTCGCCGAGCGTGTCGCCACGGTTCAGCAGACGGCCACAATCAAACTGCTGCCCGCTCTGCATGAAGTGACTCCCACGCATGGGCTGGACTTGCGGGACTTTTTCAAAGAGGGGGGCACACTGGAAGGGTTGGAAGCCCTGGCGGCCAATGCCGAACAGATCGAACCCGCCGGAAATGAGATTTCAAACGGGGCAGGGACTTTTGTAGACAACAAAAGCCTATTGATCGAACCGTTTCGTGAATTCCCCGTGGAGGCACTTCCGCATCCTGTGCGGGGGTTCGTCCTGACGGCGGCGGCGGCTTTGGGGTGCGATCCATCATTCATCGCACTGCCGCTACTCGTGGCCTGTGCGGCGGCCATTGGAAACACTCGCCGATTGCAGATGCGACGCGGTTGGACGGAACCGGCCATCCTGTGGGGAATCATCGTCGGGTTTTCCGGGGAAGCGAAAACCCCGGCCCTCGAAATTGCCCTGCGAGCAATCAAGGAAAGGCAACGAACTGCGGTTCGAGAATGGCAAAGCCTGATGCGGGACTATGAAGCCCAGCTACCGGCCTATCGCCGGGACTTGAAGGATTTCGAAAAAGGGAAGTTGAAGGAAGCTCCCGTTGAACCCGTGGAACCGGCCTGTAAACAACTCCTGACATCGGATGCCACGATTGAGGCTCTCGCCGGGTTGCTGGTCGATCAACCACGCGGAATGCTCGTGGCAGTCGATGAGCTCGCCGGATGGTTTGCCAGTCATGAACGCTATTCAAGCGGCGATTCATCCGCGCCATGGCTGGAACTCTTCGGGGGGCACTCCCTGACGATCAACCGGAAGACGGGGCAGAAGCGGCTCTATATTCCGAACGCATCCGTTTCAATCATTGGCGGAATTCAACCCTTCACACTCAAACAGCATCTAACATCGAAGCATCGCGCTAGTGGAATGGCGGCCCGTTTCCTGATGACCATGCCACCACGCCGCAAGCTGGAATGGACTGAGTGTGAAATTCCTGATGAACTCTTCGATGCGATGAAGGGACTATTCAACCGACTCCTGGCCCTTGAACCCGAACCGCCGGAAGGGGAGTTCGATGAACCACGGGCGAAACTGCTGCGGTTTGATGCGGCGGCGAAGTCTCGATTCATTCAGTTTCACGATCTGCACGCCAGCGAACAAAGAGAACTCGATTCGGAACTGGCGGCCAGTTGGTCGAAGCTGCGGGCATACGCGGGGCGGCTGGCCATCGTGATTCATGGCATTCGATGGGCGAACGGGGAGATTGCTCCCGAACGGGAATTGATTGTCGATGCTGAGACGGTCGATGCGGCGGTTCGCCTGGTGGAATGGTTCGGCAATGAAACCCGCCGGGTCTATGCCACGCTCCGGGAAACTGAAGGACAAGCGGAGATGCGGGACTTCCTCGATTGGCTGGTTCAACGGGGCGGGGAAATCACGCCACGCGAACTGGTTCAATCCCGACGCCAGTTCAAAGATGTGAGCGAAGCCCGAACCTATCTTTCGGGGCTGGAAGCTCTGGGGTATGGATCATGGCGGGAGGCATGCTCCGGCGGACGACCGAAGCGGACTTTTGTTCTCTCGCCGCAATATCAGCGGAATACTTTTGTAGACAACGAAAGCCTGAATGCGTTTCCAATTTCGCTGGGTGATCGGTTCATCGATGAAAACGAACTGGCGGCCATCCATGCGGACTTCGATTGA
- a CDS encoding WD40 repeat domain-containing serine/threonine protein kinase, whose product MPSQPAPFPAEHSTGKSSSDIDLTTNSSTTEARQICDSPCPSVEVLKQVMLGTLDSQQQQVCICHLDHCTACQQALERLATGDCALGRKMGQLCQHVDQTVPESGSAYWPALREVEVDLAETFVPELSPLPSSLSGLGKDSAAPTSGSGGKPSNFSHPSRGDLKLDFLSPPEDPAYLGRLSHFDISRVIGRGGMGVVLEAFDTHLQRAVAIKVLDPELASNETARLRFCREARAAAAITHEHVVSLHHVEKSDNGDLPFLVMQLVQGTTLEARIASEHKLPVREIVRIGMQVAAGLAAAHAEGLIHRDVKPANILLEGPSGRVKLTDFGLARCVEDVKLTQTGFVTGTPLYMAPEQALGEEIDERSDLFSLGAVMYEMATGVPPFSGTTPLAILRKITEENARPISQLNPEIPTWLVEIISNLLKRNRNDRYSSAAEVAHILASKYQQLEHLSPLQLPTVAGDAFHETSLTCRQAEKRHARNRLFALAGGILGGMILTLSAVSFYWWQLGLTTPNPTGASANSPGANTASIGGLDGAGSANETIPRVKPGRVYTNNAGPVWGMEITSDNKQLFTAIDDGTIRVWNRDQHRIAGTVQAFAGQVWDVSASEDRKFFAGGGDDGSVKVFDLSTRQLHETLKAGGPVRTLQFAPKGHRLAVGTRTGQVEIWDVDTKERLLMNPGHTSGVVSVAWSNDGQFLATGGGDKTVNLWDAADGSLLLEMTGHTGGVYSVAFTADDQKIVTGGWDKKLHVWDAATGSSLGELDGHTADIWSVACSPAGALVASAGEDRMLRLWDLDTMKPVAVLNDQSGTIYSVCFSADGKSVLTTGRDGITREWSVPQTSK is encoded by the coding sequence CCACTGGCGATTGCGCACTTGGCCGAAAGATGGGCCAGCTGTGCCAGCATGTCGATCAGACTGTTCCCGAATCGGGCTCCGCCTATTGGCCCGCTTTACGCGAGGTCGAAGTCGATCTGGCTGAGACCTTTGTTCCAGAACTGAGCCCACTCCCCAGTTCTTTATCGGGCCTGGGGAAAGACAGTGCGGCCCCCACTTCGGGATCGGGTGGAAAGCCCTCGAACTTTTCTCATCCCAGCCGGGGAGATTTGAAGCTCGACTTTCTATCTCCTCCCGAAGACCCGGCCTATCTGGGGCGGCTGTCTCACTTTGATATCTCCCGCGTGATTGGCCGTGGCGGTATGGGTGTGGTGCTGGAAGCGTTTGATACGCATCTTCAGCGCGCCGTCGCCATTAAAGTGCTTGATCCGGAACTCGCCTCCAACGAGACCGCCAGACTTCGCTTCTGCCGGGAAGCTCGCGCCGCCGCCGCCATTACTCACGAGCATGTGGTTTCCCTACATCATGTTGAAAAATCGGACAATGGCGACCTGCCGTTTCTGGTGATGCAACTGGTTCAAGGAACCACTCTTGAAGCTCGAATTGCCAGCGAACACAAACTCCCCGTCCGCGAAATCGTCAGGATCGGGATGCAGGTTGCCGCCGGTCTGGCAGCAGCTCACGCCGAGGGGTTGATTCATCGCGATGTCAAACCGGCGAATATTCTTCTGGAAGGGCCCAGTGGACGCGTGAAGCTGACAGACTTCGGCCTCGCCCGCTGTGTCGAAGATGTCAAACTCACGCAGACCGGCTTCGTCACTGGCACTCCACTTTACATGGCTCCCGAACAGGCCCTGGGCGAGGAAATCGACGAACGCTCCGACCTCTTCAGCCTCGGTGCTGTGATGTACGAAATGGCGACGGGTGTCCCTCCTTTTTCCGGGACGACACCACTGGCCATCCTGCGCAAAATCACCGAAGAAAATGCCCGGCCCATCAGCCAGCTCAACCCGGAGATTCCCACCTGGCTGGTCGAGATCATCAGCAATCTGCTCAAGAGAAATCGTAACGATCGTTACAGTTCAGCGGCTGAAGTGGCTCACATCCTCGCTTCGAAGTATCAGCAACTGGAGCACCTTTCGCCGTTACAGCTCCCGACAGTCGCTGGCGATGCCTTCCATGAAACGTCGCTCACCTGCCGACAGGCCGAAAAGCGGCACGCCCGCAATCGTCTGTTCGCACTGGCTGGCGGCATCTTGGGAGGCATGATCCTCACACTTTCGGCAGTCAGCTTTTACTGGTGGCAACTGGGCCTGACGACTCCCAATCCTACGGGTGCCTCAGCCAATTCACCGGGTGCCAATACAGCCTCCATCGGTGGGCTGGATGGTGCCGGAAGTGCGAATGAGACAATTCCACGCGTCAAACCAGGAAGGGTCTACACCAACAACGCCGGCCCGGTCTGGGGCATGGAGATCACTTCGGACAACAAGCAGCTTTTCACGGCAATAGACGACGGCACCATCCGCGTCTGGAACCGTGATCAGCATCGCATTGCCGGCACTGTCCAGGCATTTGCCGGTCAGGTCTGGGATGTCTCAGCCTCTGAAGATCGCAAGTTCTTCGCCGGCGGCGGAGATGACGGCAGCGTGAAAGTTTTTGATCTCTCCACTCGCCAGCTGCATGAAACCTTAAAAGCCGGTGGCCCGGTGCGAACCTTGCAATTCGCACCGAAAGGACATCGCCTGGCTGTGGGTACTCGAACAGGTCAGGTGGAAATCTGGGATGTGGATACCAAAGAACGCCTCCTGATGAACCCTGGTCATACCAGTGGTGTCGTCTCTGTCGCCTGGTCGAATGATGGACAGTTTCTGGCGACTGGCGGAGGAGATAAGACAGTCAATCTGTGGGATGCAGCCGATGGTTCTCTCCTGCTGGAAATGACGGGTCACACCGGAGGCGTCTACAGCGTTGCCTTTACGGCTGATGATCAGAAGATTGTCACCGGAGGCTGGGATAAAAAACTGCATGTCTGGGATGCCGCGACAGGTTCGAGCCTGGGAGAATTGGACGGACATACGGCCGATATCTGGTCGGTGGCGTGCTCTCCTGCTGGTGCACTGGTGGCCTCTGCCGGTGAAGACCGGATGCTCAGACTGTGGGATCTCGACACCATGAAACCTGTGGCAGTGCTGAACGATCAATCGGGCACGATCTACTCGGTTTGCTTCTCGGCTGACGGAAAATCGGTCCTCACGACCGGCCGCGATGGCATTACGCGGGAATGGAGTGTCCCCCAGACCAGCAAATAA